The segment GCCATAAAATCTGCAGGAGCTGCGACTAAGGGAGGACGAGCTCCCATTGCAGATGTTCTGGATTACGGAGAGTATGTTACAAAACCGGGTTTGAATCTTCTTTGCACCCCCGGGAATGATGTAGAAAGTACCACAGGTTTGGCGGGATCTGGAGCAAACCTTATACTTTTTTCAACAGGATTAGGAACTCCTACAGGAAATCCTGTTTGTCCTGTTATAAAAATATCTTCCAATTCTAAACTACCCCAAAAAATGAAGGATATTATTGATTTTGATGCCGGAAAATTTATTTCGGAAAGGAAATCTTTAGAGGATCTCTCAAATGATCTTTTAGATCTTATTATAGAGGTAGCAAGTGGCAGACAAAAGACTTGTGCAGACAATCTTGGTCAGGACGATTTTATTCCGTGGAAACGGGGAGTATCACTTTAAAAAGAGAAAATGAAAAATCTTTTTCTATTACTGGTAATGATTTTGAGTATCCAGGCTGGAACAGCTCAGGGTAATTACGTGCCTCACAAAGAAAACCTGGAAGCCAGGCAATGGTTTGAGGAAGCTAAATTCGGGATGTTTATCCACTGGGGAGTCTACAGTAACCTTGGAGATGGGGAATGGGTTATGAACAACCAGAATATAGCAATTGAAAATTATGAAAAGCTTCCTAAATTTTTTAACCCCACAAAATTTGATGCTGAAGAGTGGGTAAAAGTGGCCAAGGATGCCGGGATGAAATATATTACCATAACCTCACGACACCACGATGGATTTTCTATGTTCGACACCAGAGCTTCAGATTATAACATAGTAAATAATACTCCATTTGGAAGGGATATTCTAAAAGAGCTGGCAGAAGCCTGCAGGAAGGAGGATATTAAATTGTTTTTCTATTACTCCCTGTTGGATTGGCGGCATCCCGATTATTATCCGCAAGGGAAAACGGGTAAGGAAATCCGGGATAGATCCACAAAAGGCAATTGGGAGGAGTATATAACTTTTATGAAAGCTCAACTCACAGAATTACTTACAAATTATGGTGAAATAGGTGGAATTTGGTTTGACGGCCATTGGGATAAACCTGAAGCCAACTGGAACTACGACGAAATTTATAAACTTATTCATGATTTACAGCCCCAGGCCCTCATTGGGAATAATCATCACTCAGCTCCAATAGATGGAGAAGATTTTCAAATGTTTGAGAAAGACCTTCCCGGAAAGAATACAAAAGGATATAGAAATGATCCTGCAAGTGTGGGAGCACTCCCTAAGGAAACTTGCGAGACTATCAACAATTCATGGGGTTTTAATTTACAGGACGATACTCATAAATCAGACAAGCAGTTAATTCGCTATTTGATCCAAACAGCAGGTTATGGGGCGAATTTTCTCCTTAACGTGGGGCCAATGCCTAATGGGGAAATTCAGGAAAACCACAAACAAACCTTGAGGAGTATTGGAAGCTGGCTAAATCAATATGGAGACCTTATTTATGGCAGCAAACAGGGACCTATACTTAGCAGATGAACAAATGGTTTCCACTCAAAAAAACGGTAAAATCTATCTGCATCTACTGGATGACCAGGAACTGGTTTTTATTAAAAAATTTGATGCAGAAATAGCGTCAGTAAATTTTTATGATTCCGGAAGGAAAGCAAAATTAGAAAAGACAAGCTATGGAACTTTTATAAAGGTACCTAAAGCTGAAAGAAATGATATAGCAACAACTTTAGAAATAAAATTAAAGTAACTACACAAATGTCTTTATTTAGTCTCAAAGGGAAAACAGCAGTAATTACTGGAGGTGGTAGCGGAATAGGAAAGGCAATAGCCGAAAAATTTGCAGCCCGGGGTGCAACTGTTCACGTTTTGGAATACAATATTGAGGAGGGAGAAAAATTGGTGGCAGAAATTCGCGGGAATGAAGGTAAAGCTGAGTTTCATTCCTGTGACGTATCAAAGCAGGAAGAGGTAAGGCAGGTAATATCGAAAATAGCTAAGTCAACACCAATTAATATTCTTGTAAATAACGCAGGGGTTGCTCACGTGGGAAATGTTGAAAATACCACCGAAGAAGATATGGATCGCCTTTATCAGGTAAATATTAAAGGGGTCTATAATTGCCTTTTTGCTGTAATTCCATATATGAAAAAAAATGGCGGAGGTTGTATTATCAATATGGCGAGTATAGCATCGGTCGTGGGAATAGCAGATAGGTTTGCATATTCAATGTCTAAAGGAGCTGCTTTAACGATGACTTATTCTATAGCTAAAGATTATCTTAATTTTGGAATTCGTTGCAACAGTATTTCTCCCGCCCGGGTTCACACACCTTTTGTTGATGGTTTTATTACCAAAAATTATCCGGGCAAAGAGGCCGAAATGTTCGAAAAGCTTTCCAAAACCCAGCCCATTGGAAGAATGGGAACTACAGAGGAGATAGCCAATTTAGCATTGTATCTATGTTCTGATGAAGCATCATTTATTACAGGAACTAATTTTCCCATTGATGGAGGTTTTATTAAACTAAACGGTTAATGAAAATAATACTTACTTTATTTTGTTCGCTTTTTTTAGCAACAGCCTACGGTCAAACTTC is part of the Antarcticibacterium sp. 1MA-6-2 genome and harbors:
- a CDS encoding alpha-L-fucosidase codes for the protein MKNLFLLLVMILSIQAGTAQGNYVPHKENLEARQWFEEAKFGMFIHWGVYSNLGDGEWVMNNQNIAIENYEKLPKFFNPTKFDAEEWVKVAKDAGMKYITITSRHHDGFSMFDTRASDYNIVNNTPFGRDILKELAEACRKEDIKLFFYYSLLDWRHPDYYPQGKTGKEIRDRSTKGNWEEYITFMKAQLTELLTNYGEIGGIWFDGHWDKPEANWNYDEIYKLIHDLQPQALIGNNHHSAPIDGEDFQMFEKDLPGKNTKGYRNDPASVGALPKETCETINNSWGFNLQDDTHKSDKQLIRYLIQTAGYGANFLLNVGPMPNGEIQENHKQTLRSIGSWLNQYGDLIYGSKQGPILSR
- a CDS encoding SDR family NAD(P)-dependent oxidoreductase, which translates into the protein MSLFSLKGKTAVITGGGSGIGKAIAEKFAARGATVHVLEYNIEEGEKLVAEIRGNEGKAEFHSCDVSKQEEVRQVISKIAKSTPINILVNNAGVAHVGNVENTTEEDMDRLYQVNIKGVYNCLFAVIPYMKKNGGGCIINMASIASVVGIADRFAYSMSKGAALTMTYSIAKDYLNFGIRCNSISPARVHTPFVDGFITKNYPGKEAEMFEKLSKTQPIGRMGTTEEIANLALYLCSDEASFITGTNFPIDGGFIKLNG